In the genome of Chitinivorax tropicus, one region contains:
- a CDS encoding M13 family metallopeptidase yields the protein MRQYKLTALLLAALWATPAAFAQSGVDQAGIDPNTRAQDDLFRAANGNWLATTEIPADRAGWGSFSVLNEQSKQRLRDMILALVAAEQTPGSEADKIAKFHRAYMNTDAVQKQALSAISPWLDRIDALKDKDELARLLGEMSRAGLSGPIDVYVQQDRKQSDRYLAHMSQAGLGLPERDYYLKKDARFKQARSAYQQYLTQLMTLSGESRASQKAADVLAFETRLATVNWDATTNQDATKTYNKRALDRLNKEAPGMNWSVFLDAAGLATAGEANIEQPSYMAGLAKLLAKAPLATWQTYLKVRLLDNAAPYLHRPFEEAAFKFHDQALSGTPQEKPRIKKAVEAAEGSLGEALGKLYVERYFPADSKKRVEQMVENLMTAYRQSIDNLSWMTPATKEKAREKLSKYQVKIGYPNKWRDYSKLEIKDDDLAGNMLRVQRFKQDFQLAHLGQPVDREEWGMTPQTVNAYYSPNQNEIVFPAAILQPPFFNAEADDAVNYGAIGAIIGHEISHGFDTEGSKFDGNGNLVNWWQPADRAAFEKLADQLVAQYNRYEVLPGKFVNGRLTVTENIADLSGLQIAYKAYHLSLNGQPAPKIDGYTGDQRFFLGWAQGWRAKLREPLMLKLLVSDPHSPGHFRTNGAALNTDSFHEAFGTKQGDKMFKPQAERIRIW from the coding sequence ATGCGTCAATACAAGCTTACAGCGTTGTTGCTGGCTGCCTTATGGGCCACACCCGCAGCCTTTGCCCAGTCCGGTGTCGATCAGGCTGGCATCGACCCCAACACCCGTGCACAGGATGATCTGTTCCGGGCTGCCAATGGCAATTGGTTGGCCACGACTGAGATTCCTGCCGACCGAGCTGGCTGGGGCTCCTTTTCAGTATTGAATGAGCAATCCAAGCAACGGCTACGGGATATGATCCTGGCGTTGGTCGCTGCGGAACAAACACCTGGCAGCGAGGCTGACAAGATCGCCAAATTCCACCGCGCCTATATGAATACCGATGCGGTGCAGAAACAGGCCTTGTCTGCCATTTCACCGTGGCTCGATCGCATTGACGCATTGAAAGACAAAGACGAACTCGCTCGCTTATTGGGCGAGATGAGCCGGGCGGGGTTGTCCGGGCCAATCGATGTCTACGTGCAACAAGACCGCAAACAGTCGGATCGCTATCTGGCGCACATGTCTCAGGCCGGGCTAGGCCTGCCGGAGCGGGATTACTACCTGAAGAAAGATGCTCGTTTCAAACAAGCGCGGTCCGCTTACCAACAATATCTGACCCAGCTCATGACGCTGTCAGGTGAGTCACGCGCTTCGCAGAAAGCTGCCGATGTGCTTGCTTTTGAAACCCGGCTGGCAACCGTCAATTGGGATGCCACGACCAATCAGGACGCCACCAAGACCTACAACAAACGGGCCTTGGATCGCCTGAACAAAGAGGCCCCGGGGATGAACTGGTCTGTATTCCTGGATGCAGCAGGCCTCGCCACGGCTGGCGAAGCCAATATCGAGCAGCCCAGCTACATGGCGGGACTGGCCAAGTTGCTGGCCAAGGCACCGCTGGCGACCTGGCAGACCTATTTGAAAGTCCGCCTGCTGGATAATGCGGCGCCCTATCTGCACCGGCCTTTTGAAGAGGCGGCGTTCAAGTTCCATGATCAAGCCTTGTCCGGCACCCCACAGGAAAAACCACGGATCAAGAAAGCCGTCGAAGCAGCGGAGGGCAGCTTGGGCGAGGCATTGGGCAAGCTGTATGTGGAGCGTTACTTCCCAGCCGACTCGAAAAAGCGGGTCGAACAGATGGTGGAGAACCTGATGACCGCCTATCGTCAGAGCATCGACAACCTGAGCTGGATGACCCCGGCCACCAAAGAAAAGGCCCGCGAGAAGCTGAGCAAATATCAAGTCAAGATTGGTTACCCCAATAAGTGGCGCGACTATAGCAAGCTGGAAATCAAGGATGACGATCTGGCAGGCAATATGCTGCGTGTCCAGCGCTTCAAGCAGGACTTCCAGCTGGCGCACCTGGGCCAGCCGGTCGATCGAGAGGAATGGGGCATGACGCCACAGACTGTCAATGCCTATTACTCACCCAACCAGAACGAAATCGTGTTCCCGGCTGCCATCCTCCAGCCACCATTTTTCAATGCCGAAGCGGATGATGCCGTCAACTACGGTGCGATTGGCGCCATCATCGGGCACGAGATCAGCCACGGGTTTGATACTGAGGGCAGTAAATTCGATGGCAATGGCAACCTGGTGAACTGGTGGCAGCCGGCGGATCGTGCCGCATTCGAGAAATTGGCGGATCAACTGGTAGCCCAATACAACCGCTATGAGGTGCTGCCAGGCAAGTTCGTCAATGGCCGATTGACGGTGACGGAGAACATTGCCGATCTATCCGGCCTGCAGATCGCCTACAAGGCCTATCATCTATCACTGAATGGGCAACCTGCCCCCAAGATCGATGGCTACACAGGTGATCAACGGTTCTTCCTGGGCTGGGCGCAGGGCTGGCGTGCCAAGCTGCGTGAGCCGCTGATGCTGAAGCTACTGGTCAGCGACCCGCACTCACCTGGCCATTTCCGCACCAATGGGGCCGCGTTGAATACCGACAGTTTCCACGAGGCATTCGGTACCAAGCAAGGCGATAAGATGTTCAAGCCGCAAGCGGAGCGCATCCGCATCTGGTAA
- a CDS encoding AAA family ATPase → MVKLEPTFRHGLVIGKFYPPHAGHYYLIRTAASYCQQVTVGVLPGSGESIALADRLAWMREDLADCPHVIVVGRHDDTPVDYHDPAIWDAHEAHFRWVVAEANRQRLAPLQPVDAVFASEPYVVELARRFQAVPVCLDLPRVSYPVSGTAVRASPISTWSRLTAPVKAALCKRIVVLGAESTGTTTLACDLTQALQARGGVWAATQWVPEFGREHTWNKLAMAQGLALFNHRPRPGVADLDWHSDEFTFIAATQTQREDWAGRQGSPVLICDTDALATTIWHERYMGSASAACCDVAARMPPRALYLLTDHEHVPFEDDGLRDGEEIRAWMTERFCEVLQAQSVPWLKITGSREWRLQQALQAIDQVLAAGWEFAQPLG, encoded by the coding sequence ATGGTCAAGCTTGAGCCCACCTTTCGTCATGGCTTGGTGATCGGTAAATTCTACCCACCCCATGCCGGACACTATTACCTGATCCGCACCGCAGCCAGCTATTGCCAGCAGGTCACAGTGGGCGTGTTGCCGGGCTCGGGTGAATCCATCGCATTGGCTGACCGGCTGGCCTGGATGCGGGAAGACCTGGCAGACTGCCCACATGTCATCGTCGTGGGCCGCCACGACGATACGCCAGTGGATTATCACGACCCGGCCATCTGGGATGCACATGAGGCCCATTTCCGTTGGGTGGTTGCGGAGGCCAACCGGCAACGGCTGGCGCCGCTGCAGCCGGTGGATGCGGTGTTTGCCTCCGAGCCATATGTGGTGGAGCTGGCCAGGCGTTTCCAGGCCGTGCCGGTCTGCCTGGATCTGCCTCGGGTCAGTTATCCGGTTTCCGGTACGGCAGTGCGGGCGTCGCCCATTTCGACATGGTCACGGCTGACAGCTCCGGTCAAAGCTGCCTTATGTAAACGGATTGTGGTACTGGGCGCGGAATCGACCGGCACCACCACCTTGGCCTGCGATCTGACGCAGGCACTGCAGGCCAGAGGCGGCGTGTGGGCGGCGACGCAATGGGTGCCCGAGTTTGGCCGCGAACACACCTGGAATAAATTGGCGATGGCGCAAGGGCTGGCGCTCTTCAATCATCGCCCACGGCCCGGTGTGGCTGATCTGGACTGGCACAGCGACGAATTCACCTTTATCGCGGCCACGCAGACCCAGCGTGAGGACTGGGCCGGCAGACAAGGCAGCCCTGTTTTGATCTGCGACACCGATGCGCTGGCCACCACCATCTGGCATGAGCGCTATATGGGCAGCGCCTCGGCGGCATGCTGTGACGTGGCTGCCCGCATGCCGCCGAGGGCATTGTATCTGCTGACCGACCACGAGCATGTGCCATTTGAAGACGATGGACTGCGCGATGGAGAGGAAATTCGCGCCTGGATGACAGAGCGTTTCTGTGAGGTGTTGCAGGCACAATCCGTGCCTTGGTTGAAAATCACCGGCAGCCGTGAGTGGCGCTTGCAGCAAGCATTACAGGCGATTGATCAGGTGCTGGCAGCGGGCTGGGAGTTCGCCCAGCCCCTGGGGTGA
- the argC gene encoding N-acetyl-gamma-glutamyl-phosphate reductase, with product MIKVGIVGGTGYTGVELLRLLARHPEVKLTAVTSRKEEGMPVAEMYPSLRGWVDIAFSDPAKADLKQCDVVFFATPNGIAMSQAQALLDAGVKVIDLAADYRIKDVSTWEHWYGMQHASPGLIAEAVYGLPEINREQIRQARLIANPGCYPTAVQLGFLPLIEAGIIDTSHLIADCKSGVSGAGRKAEVHALFAEAGDNFKAYGVAGHRHLPEIRQGLARVAGHEVGLTFVPHLTPLIRGIHATLYARLNKPADIQALYEQRYANEQFVDVLPAGSHPETRSVRGANVCRIAVHQPQGGDTVVILSVIDNLVKGAAGQALQNMNILFGLDERAGLDVVPLLP from the coding sequence GTGATCAAGGTAGGTATTGTTGGGGGTACGGGATATACCGGTGTTGAGCTGTTGAGGTTGTTGGCTCGTCATCCGGAGGTGAAGCTGACTGCTGTCACCTCACGCAAAGAGGAGGGTATGCCTGTTGCTGAGATGTATCCCAGCTTGCGTGGTTGGGTGGATATTGCCTTCAGCGATCCCGCCAAGGCAGATCTGAAACAGTGTGATGTCGTCTTCTTTGCCACCCCGAATGGCATTGCCATGTCGCAGGCACAGGCCCTGCTGGATGCCGGGGTGAAAGTGATCGATCTGGCGGCAGATTACCGTATCAAGGATGTATCAACCTGGGAACATTGGTATGGGATGCAGCATGCCAGCCCCGGTTTGATTGCGGAAGCCGTGTATGGCTTGCCTGAGATCAATCGTGAGCAGATCCGCCAAGCGCGCCTGATTGCCAACCCTGGCTGCTATCCCACTGCTGTGCAGCTGGGCTTTTTGCCTTTGATCGAGGCGGGGATCATCGATACCAGTCACTTGATCGCTGATTGTAAATCAGGTGTCAGTGGGGCGGGCCGTAAGGCTGAGGTTCACGCGCTGTTTGCCGAGGCGGGGGATAATTTCAAAGCTTATGGTGTTGCGGGGCATCGTCATTTGCCGGAGATCCGTCAAGGCCTGGCCCGAGTGGCGGGGCACGAGGTCGGCCTGACGTTCGTACCGCACTTGACGCCTTTGATCAGGGGTATCCATGCCACGCTGTATGCCAGATTGAACAAACCGGCGGATATCCAGGCGCTATATGAGCAGCGCTATGCAAACGAGCAGTTCGTCGATGTGCTGCCAGCAGGGAGCCACCCTGAAACCCGCTCGGTGCGTGGTGCCAATGTATGCCGTATTGCTGTTCACCAGCCGCAGGGTGGGGATACCGTGGTGATCTTGTCGGTCATCGACAATCTGGTGAAAGGGGCAGCAGGCCAAGCGTTGCAGAATATGAATATCCTGTTTGGCTTGGACGAGCGGGCGGGTCTGGACGTGGTGCCACTCTTGCCCTAA
- the coq7 gene encoding 2-polyprenyl-3-methyl-6-methoxy-1,4-benzoquinone monooxygenase has protein sequence MLTLDRLIVEFDKGLRTLLAPAHTIRPYPDEQIDEAPLTEEEKKHAAALMRINHVGEICAQALYQGQALTARDPATREALEHAAWEETEHLAWTERRIAELGGRKSLLNPVWYTGSLTIGVVAGLIGDKWNLGFLAETERQVCRHLDSHLSKLPEADTKSRAILVQMRDDEAQHAETAIAHGAAKLPLPVRGLMKLSSKVMTGTAYWV, from the coding sequence ATGCTGACGCTCGACCGACTGATCGTGGAGTTCGACAAAGGATTGCGTACCCTGCTGGCACCCGCCCACACCATCCGCCCCTACCCGGATGAGCAGATCGATGAAGCCCCCCTGACCGAGGAAGAGAAGAAACACGCCGCCGCCCTGATGCGCATCAACCATGTCGGTGAGATTTGCGCCCAAGCTCTCTATCAAGGCCAAGCCCTGACCGCACGTGATCCTGCCACCCGTGAGGCCTTGGAGCACGCAGCCTGGGAGGAGACAGAGCATCTGGCCTGGACCGAGCGGCGCATTGCCGAGCTGGGCGGACGCAAGAGCCTCCTCAACCCGGTGTGGTATACCGGATCATTGACGATCGGCGTCGTGGCAGGGTTGATTGGCGACAAATGGAACCTCGGTTTCCTGGCGGAAACCGAACGCCAAGTATGTCGTCATCTAGATAGTCATCTAAGCAAGCTGCCGGAAGCCGATACCAAAAGTCGAGCGATTCTGGTACAGATGCGTGATGATGAAGCGCAGCATGCCGAGACAGCAATAGCGCATGGTGCCGCCAAGCTGCCGCTGCCGGTGCGGGGGCTGATGAAATTGTCATCCAAGGTTATGACCGGCACAGCGTATTGGGTATGA
- a CDS encoding OsmC family protein, with product MKARIKWVEGVSFLGETQSGHAVLMDGPPEGGGRNLGPRPMEMVLLGTGGCTSYDVIHILKKGRHEVSDCHVEIEADRADSDPKVFTRIHFHFVVKGKGLKEEVVKRAIELSAEKYCSASIMLGKTADITHDFEIIAE from the coding sequence ATGAAGGCAAGAATCAAGTGGGTGGAAGGTGTGAGCTTTCTGGGTGAAACGCAAAGTGGTCATGCCGTATTGATGGATGGCCCACCGGAAGGTGGTGGCCGTAATCTCGGCCCTCGCCCGATGGAGATGGTGCTGCTGGGTACGGGGGGATGTACCAGCTATGATGTCATCCATATTCTGAAAAAAGGACGGCATGAGGTTTCGGATTGCCATGTGGAGATCGAAGCTGATCGCGCCGACAGCGACCCGAAGGTGTTCACCCGCATTCACTTTCATTTCGTGGTGAAGGGCAAGGGGCTCAAAGAGGAGGTTGTGAAGCGTGCAATCGAGCTTTCTGCTGAAAAATACTGCTCAGCTTCGATCATGCTAGGCAAGACTGCCGACATCACACATGATTTTGAGATCATCGCTGAATAA
- the rplM gene encoding 50S ribosomal protein L13 codes for MKTFSAKPHEVKRDWFVVDATDKVLGRLAAEIARRLRGKHKAEYTPHVDTGDYIVVVNVEKLRVTGAKFEDKKYYRHSGYPGGIYQRTFREMQEQFPERTLEKAVKGMLPKGPLGYAMLKKLKVYAGAEHPHTAQQPKVLDI; via the coding sequence ATGAAAACCTTCTCCGCCAAGCCGCATGAGGTGAAACGCGACTGGTTCGTCGTGGATGCCACCGACAAGGTGCTCGGCCGCCTCGCAGCCGAAATCGCTCGCCGCCTGCGTGGCAAGCATAAAGCAGAATACACCCCTCACGTTGACACTGGCGATTACATCGTTGTTGTGAACGTTGAGAAACTTCGCGTTACTGGCGCCAAGTTTGAAGACAAGAAATACTATCGCCACTCTGGCTACCCTGGCGGTATCTATCAGCGTACCTTCCGCGAAATGCAAGAGCAGTTCCCGGAACGTACCCTGGAGAAAGCTGTCAAGGGCATGCTGCCAAAGGGCCCATTGGGCTACGCCATGCTGAAGAAGCTGAAAGTATATGCTGGTGCTGAGCATCCGCACACAGCTCAACAGCCCAAAGTTCTGGACATCTAA
- the ppa gene encoding inorganic diphosphatase, giving the protein MILDRVPAGKDVPNDFNVVIEIPANSSPIKYELDKETGAMFVDRFMGTAMFYPCNYGYVPNTLSEDGDPVDVLVVTPFPLQIGVVVRCRALGMLRMEDESGIDAKLVAVPVEKLCPMYKDIKTTADLPELLLSQIAHFFEHYKDLEKGKWVKVQGWADVEAAKQELIDGVARYKA; this is encoded by the coding sequence ATGATTCTCGACCGCGTTCCTGCCGGTAAGGATGTGCCCAATGATTTCAATGTTGTGATCGAAATCCCGGCCAACAGCTCGCCAATCAAATACGAACTGGATAAAGAGACCGGTGCGATGTTCGTTGATCGCTTCATGGGTACAGCCATGTTCTACCCTTGCAATTACGGCTATGTGCCCAACACCTTGTCCGAGGACGGCGACCCGGTGGATGTGCTGGTGGTCACGCCGTTCCCGTTACAGATTGGTGTCGTAGTCCGTTGCCGTGCGCTGGGTATGCTGCGCATGGAGGATGAATCAGGCATCGATGCCAAGCTGGTTGCCGTACCTGTTGAAAAGCTGTGTCCGATGTACAAGGACATCAAGACCACGGCTGATCTGCCTGAGCTGCTGCTGTCTCAGATCGCACACTTCTTCGAGCACTATAAGGATCTCGAAAAAGGTAAGTGGGTGAAGGTGCAAGGCTGGGCTGATGTCGAAGCGGCCAAGCAGGAGCTGATCGACGGTGTTGCCCGCTACAAGGCGTAA
- the erpA gene encoding iron-sulfur cluster insertion protein ErpA: protein MNAVTEMPSPLIFTDSAAAKVKELILEEGNPDLKLRVFVTGGGCSGFQYGFTFDEMVNEDDTALDKDGVTLLIDPMSYQYLVGAEIDYTEGIEGSQFVIRNPNAQSTCGCGSSFSV from the coding sequence ATGAATGCCGTTACCGAGATGCCGAGCCCATTGATTTTTACCGATAGCGCTGCGGCGAAGGTAAAAGAGCTCATTCTGGAAGAAGGCAATCCCGACCTGAAACTGCGGGTCTTTGTGACGGGTGGTGGTTGCTCAGGTTTCCAATATGGTTTCACCTTCGACGAGATGGTGAATGAAGATGATACCGCGTTGGATAAAGACGGGGTGACATTGCTGATCGATCCGATGAGCTACCAGTATCTGGTGGGGGCCGAGATTGATTACACCGAAGGGATCGAGGGTTCACAATTTGTCATTCGGAATCCGAATGCTCAATCCACTTGCGGTTGCGGCTCTTCGTTCTCGGTTTGA
- a CDS encoding nicotinate phosphoribosyltransferase: MFDNILLNTDSYKASHFLQYPAGADAMFSYIESRGGAWDKLVFFGLQSILKEYLGKPITHAMVDEAATFFQAHGEPFNAVGFHRIVDELGGFLPIRIKAAPEGLVVPTRQVLATIESTHPDFFWVGSYFEPLLLRVWYPASVATQSYHLKQLIRHYLDISCDNPDGELPFKLHDFGARGVSSTESSALGGMAHLVNFMGSDTVMGVVAAKRYYGVEMAAYSIPAAEHSTITSWGRAGEVAAYQNMLTQFAKPGSLVAVVSDSYDIYHAVEHIWGDTLRQAVVDSGATVVIRPDSGDPATVVLKCAHLLDARFGSTVNGKGYKVLKHVRLIQGDGINPSSVRAILDGLLAAGFSAENVAFGMGGMLLQGLNRDTLKWAMKCSAMRIQGEWVDVYKDPVTDSGKRSKRGRISLFRNQDGEYRSLRVDEVIPEGFDEVLVPVWENGQLLRDFSFDEVRANAV, translated from the coding sequence ATGTTCGACAATATTCTGCTGAATACCGATTCCTATAAAGCATCTCATTTCCTGCAATACCCCGCTGGGGCTGATGCCATGTTCAGCTATATCGAGTCCCGAGGTGGAGCGTGGGACAAGCTGGTGTTTTTTGGCCTGCAAAGCATTTTGAAGGAGTATCTGGGCAAGCCCATCACCCATGCCATGGTTGACGAGGCTGCCACGTTTTTCCAGGCGCATGGCGAGCCATTCAATGCCGTGGGTTTTCATCGCATCGTCGATGAGCTGGGAGGCTTTCTGCCGATCCGGATCAAGGCTGCGCCTGAAGGGCTGGTGGTGCCAACCCGGCAGGTGCTGGCCACCATCGAATCCACCCATCCTGATTTCTTCTGGGTCGGCTCTTATTTCGAACCACTGTTGTTAAGAGTGTGGTACCCCGCCAGCGTTGCGACTCAGAGTTATCATCTGAAACAGTTGATCCGTCACTATCTGGACATCAGCTGTGACAACCCGGATGGCGAGCTGCCGTTCAAATTGCATGATTTCGGTGCGCGCGGCGTATCCAGCACTGAGTCATCTGCCCTGGGGGGCATGGCGCATCTGGTCAATTTCATGGGCAGCGATACCGTGATGGGTGTGGTGGCCGCCAAGCGTTATTATGGGGTGGAGATGGCCGCCTATTCGATCCCGGCGGCGGAGCACTCCACCATCACCAGCTGGGGGCGGGCTGGCGAGGTGGCGGCCTACCAGAACATGTTGACCCAATTTGCCAAGCCGGGCAGTCTGGTGGCGGTGGTGTCTGATTCCTATGATATCTATCACGCCGTTGAACACATTTGGGGTGACACCTTGCGGCAGGCTGTCGTGGATTCCGGGGCGACTGTGGTGATCCGCCCGGACTCGGGCGACCCGGCAACCGTGGTGTTGAAATGCGCCCATTTGCTGGATGCACGCTTTGGCAGTACCGTGAATGGCAAGGGGTACAAGGTGCTCAAGCATGTGCGACTGATCCAGGGGGATGGTATCAACCCAAGCAGTGTGCGCGCCATTCTGGATGGCCTGCTGGCTGCTGGGTTCAGCGCCGAGAACGTGGCATTCGGCATGGGCGGCATGCTGCTGCAAGGTTTGAACCGCGACACCTTGAAATGGGCCATGAAATGCTCTGCCATGCGCATCCAGGGTGAATGGGTGGATGTCTACAAAGACCCGGTCACTGACTCGGGCAAGCGCTCCAAGCGAGGTCGTATTTCACTGTTTCGCAATCAAGACGGCGAATATCGCTCGTTGCGGGTTGATGAGGTGATACCCGAGGGCTTTGATGAGGTGCTGGTACCGGTCTGGGAGAACGGCCAGTTGCTGCGGGACTTCAGTTTCGATGAAGTCCGCGCCAATGCGGTGTGA
- the pnuC gene encoding nicotinamide riboside transporter PnuC yields MFQMMFDWLNMPALVAWGAPMSWAEVLGFVTGIACVALVWRQNIWNYPIGIANSALLLMLFVDARLFADAILQILFIALGLRGWWEWLHGIHGEGPLQVARAGHRELWLAALIGLALQAVMWPALWYVKGGAPFLDALVTSLSLVAQGLMNRKRLESWLVWVVVDLVSIPLYVSKDLYLVALLYGLFLVMACHGFVVWRRALGDQQESGLVLEPADGQA; encoded by the coding sequence ATGTTTCAGATGATGTTTGATTGGCTGAACATGCCGGCATTGGTTGCCTGGGGTGCGCCCATGTCCTGGGCCGAGGTGCTGGGCTTTGTCACGGGCATTGCCTGCGTGGCGCTGGTATGGCGGCAGAACATCTGGAATTACCCGATTGGTATCGCCAACAGCGCATTGTTGCTGATGCTGTTTGTCGATGCGCGTTTGTTCGCGGATGCGATATTGCAGATCCTGTTCATCGCATTGGGCTTGCGAGGTTGGTGGGAGTGGCTGCATGGCATTCATGGCGAAGGGCCGTTGCAAGTTGCGCGGGCAGGGCACCGCGAACTGTGGCTGGCGGCGCTGATTGGCCTGGCATTACAGGCTGTGATGTGGCCAGCCTTGTGGTATGTCAAAGGTGGTGCGCCTTTCCTGGATGCGTTGGTGACTTCACTGAGCCTGGTCGCACAGGGGCTGATGAACCGCAAACGGCTGGAAAGCTGGCTGGTGTGGGTGGTGGTCGATCTGGTGTCGATTCCGCTCTATGTCAGTAAAGACCTGTATCTGGTCGCCCTGCTGTATGGTTTGTTCCTGGTCATGGCCTGCCATGGGTTTGTGGTCTGGCGCCGTGCACTGGGGGATCAGCAGGAGAGCGGATTGGTACTGGAGCCTGCCGATGGTCAAGCTTGA
- the rpsI gene encoding 30S ribosomal protein S9: MIGKYNYGTGRRKSAVARVFLAAGKGQIIVNGKPVDEYFSRETGRMIVRQPLELTNHVETFDIKVNVTGGGENGQAGAVRHGIARALVDYDASLKSALRKAGLMTRDAREVERKKVGLRGARRRKQFSKR; this comes from the coding sequence ATGATCGGTAAATATAACTACGGTACCGGCCGTCGCAAGAGCGCTGTCGCTCGCGTGTTCCTGGCTGCTGGCAAGGGTCAGATCATCGTCAACGGCAAGCCTGTTGATGAGTATTTCTCTCGTGAAACCGGCCGCATGATCGTGCGTCAGCCGCTGGAGCTGACCAACCATGTTGAAACGTTCGACATCAAAGTCAACGTGACTGGTGGCGGTGAAAACGGTCAAGCTGGCGCGGTTCGCCATGGTATCGCCCGTGCTTTGGTTGACTACGATGCCTCTTTGAAGTCTGCTCTGCGTAAGGCAGGTCTGATGACTCGTGATGCACGTGAAGTTGAACGTAAGAAGGTTGGTCTGCGTGGTGCTCGTCGCCGCAAGCAGTTCTCCAAGCGTTGA